Below is a genomic region from Cetobacterium ceti.
AAAAACAGTAGAAAAGATTTTTTACATAAGCTATCCCATGAACTTGTAACTAAGTATAACGCGATAATACTTGAAGACCTTAATATGAAAGGTATGAGTCAAGGGTTAAACTTTGGTAAATCTGTCGCTGATAACGGTTGGGGAATATTCACAACTATGCTTCAATACAAATCAATGTTTTTAGGTAAACAAGTA
It encodes:
- a CDS encoding RNA-guided endonuclease InsQ/TnpB family protein, which translates into the protein KNSRKDFLHKLSHELVTKYNAIILEDLNMKGMSQGLNFGKSVADNGWGIFTTMLQYKSMFLGKQVIKIDKWFPSSKTCSFCGSVKTKLALSERVYKCDECGLQIDRDLNASINIRETGRNLLAY